Proteins from a single region of Procambarus clarkii isolate CNS0578487 chromosome 32, FALCON_Pclarkii_2.0, whole genome shotgun sequence:
- the LOC138370552 gene encoding zonadhesin-like: MYTVMTSMYTVMTSMYTVMTSMYTVMTSMYTVMTSMYTVMTSMYTVMTSMYTVMTSMYTVMTSMYTVMTSMYTVMTSMYTVMTSMYTVMTSMYTVMTSMYTVMTSMYTVMTSMYTVMTSMYTVMTSMYTVMTSMYTVMTGMYSSTCLSFHD; the protein is encoded by the coding sequence ATGTACACAGTCATGACAAGCATGTACACAGTCATGACAAGCATGTACACAGTCATGACAAGCATGTACACAGTCATGACAAGCATGTACACAGTCATGACAAGCATGTACACAGTCATGACAAGCATGTACACAGTCATGACAAGCATGTACACAGTCATGACAAGCATGTACACAGTCATGACAAGCATGTACACAGTCATGACAAGCATGTACACAGTCATGACAAGCATGTACACAGTCATGACAAGCATGTACACAGTCATGACAAGCATGTACACAGTCATGACAAGCATGTACACAGTCATGACAAGCATGTACACAGTCATGACAAGCATGTACACAGTCATGACAAGCATGTACACAGTCATGACAAGCATGTACACAGTCATGACAAGCATGTACACAGTCATGACAGGCATGTACTCAAGCACATGTCTATCATTCCATGACTGA
- the LOC138370551 gene encoding S-antigen protein-like, whose amino-acid sequence MRQDDAGVMRYDDAGVRHDDDAGVRHDDDAGVRHDDAGVRHDDDDAGVMRHDDDDAGVMGQDDYAGVMRQDNAGVMGQDDDAGVMRQDDDAGVMRQDDDAGVMRQDDDAGVMRQDDDAGVMRQDDDAGVMRQDDDAGVMRQDDDAGVMRQDDDAGVMRQDDDTGVMRYKMKMLVYNVLSIFYWRRDHALTHS is encoded by the coding sequence ATGAGACAAGATGATGCTGGTGTGATGAGATATGATGATGCTGGTGTGAGACATGATGATGATGCTGGTGTGAGACATGATGATGATGCTGGTGTGAGACATGATGATGCTGGTGTGagacatgatgatgatgatgctggtGTGATGagacatgatgatgatgatgctggtGTGATGGGACAAGATGATTATGCTGGTGTGATGAGACAAGATAATGCTGGTGTGATGGGACAAGATGATGATGCTGGTGTGATGAGACAAGATGATGATGCTGGTGTGATGAGACAAGATGATGATGCTGGTGTGATGAGACAAGATGATGATGCTGGTGTGATGAGACAAGATGATGATGCTGGTGTGATGAGACAAGATGATGATGCTGGTGTGATGAGACAAGATGATGATGCTGGTGTGATGAGACAAGATGATGATGCTGGTGTGATGAGACAAGATGATGATGCTGGTGTGATGAGACAAGATGATGATACTGGTGTGATGAGATACAAAATGAAGATGCTTGTGTATAATGTTTTAAGCATTTTCTACTGGAGACGTGACCATGCACTTACACATAGCTAA